ATGGCATTTTCATCAAAAGATAAAATGTACCTTATTATTCATTTTCATAACATTCTTCCTAATTTCATTTTGCCCTATATCAATCATTAATGTATACCTATAAATACTGAAGTTACAATCAAAAAGGGTTTACATAACTTAAACAAATTATAAGCACAAAAAAATACTCGCTCAATTTATAACTACAATACTTGTCAAAAAAAATTAAATTATGATCATGAAAAAACTAATTACTATTTGGAAGTAAGTAATTTAGCACCATAAACACCCCCCAAAAAGCCAAATAAGTGTCCTAACCAAGATACACTGGGATCAGATGGAAAGATACCCCAGATCATACCACCGTATAAAAATATTACCGTAAGAGCAAGGGCGATCGAAGGAGCATTTTTTTGAAAATAACCCCTTGCCAACAAAAAACCAAGATAACCAAAAATTACTCCACTAGCACCCATAGTAATAGAATTAGGCTGGGCAAATAACCATACTCCAACCCCACTAAACAACGCAGAAATAGCCGTCACAACATAAAAATGTTTAGTATTTTCCAACATCACAAACCAACCCAATATGGCAAAAGGTAATGTATTTGCCAATAAATGAGCAAAATCCACATGAAGAAAAGGTGCAAAAACAATCCCCCTCAAACCCACCACACTCCTCGGCATAATACCGAAAAAATTGAGACTGTTGGCAAATAGGGATTGATTAATAATTTCTATGCCCCAAAAAATAACCAAAAATAGTCCGATAATTTTAAATTGAGTTTTTAACTCAGCAACAAAGGCCTTCATTTCTTCATTCTTACTCATGTTAACTTCCCTGAGTGTGACTTACTCAATAATTTCTTTTTCCATTTTATACCTTTGAAAAGAAACCACCCCATATTTGACGGTTTCCATTTCCAAGACAACAAAGCCACAACGTAGGAATACGGGATGAGAAAAAAAACTGGCTTCGGTATAAAATCTATTTATTTTTGCTTTGATGCCTTGCTCTAAAACATATTGCAATAACTTTGTACCGTATCCTTGACGATTATAACTAGGATCAACATAAAGGGAGGCTATATGTCCATCTTTTTCCAATCCACAAAAGCCAATAATTTCCTCTTTATTTTCAATCACATAGGTATCGGGATTAAAAACAAAACTGTAAAATTTCTGAATGTTATTAGGAAATAATGACCATGCCATTACTTGCTCTGGGGAATAGAGACTAGGGGCTAATTTTAATACCGAGTTTTGATATATTTTTTGTACTCTTACAAAATCCGAAGTTGAAATAAGACGGAACATAGAGTTTTTTTTTAATATGTTTTAAATATTTTTTTCAAAGTTTGACAATAGGTAAAACTTGCTTTATTACTTTATTTTACTAAATAATAGAAGAGAAAAAATTTTACTTACTGATAATTATGAGAAAAACTATAAATTTGTTTTCTTTTAGTCTTAGCTGTTTATTAATTTCTTTGTCTGTTTCAGGAATCAGATATGGGATTGCCCATGAAAATCAAGGAAATCAACACCACCACACCCAGGAAAACGAACATCATCATCACCATACATCCATTGATGTGTCTGATCATAATTTAATTCCTCGTGTTCAAATAGAAGTGTTAGAGGATGCCATGAAAGGATGGAATGTCAAAATCAGTACCGAAAACTTTGATTTTGTTCCTGATACTGTGAATCAAGAAAGTTCTATTAATCAAGGACATGGACACTTGTATATTAATGGGGAAAAAATTACTCGAATATATGGCAATTGGCATTATATTTCTGAGTTGCCAAAGGGGGAAAATGAGATTAAAATAACTTTGAATACTAACTTACATGAAGAATTAATTTATCAAGGTGAGATTATAGGCGATCGCACTGTAATTATTAATGATTAAACAATAATGAAAAAAGCAATAATTTGTGGCTATTATGGACAGGGAAATGCAGGAGATGAAGCATTATTATTATCTTTATTAGAAAGATTACCAGAAGATATAAAGCCCATTGTTTTATCAGGAAATCCATCTTTAACGAGTACAAATTACGGAGTTGAAAGTTATTCTC
The sequence above is a segment of the Cyanobacterium stanieri PCC 7202 genome. Coding sequences within it:
- a CDS encoding Rhomboid family protein (PFAM: Rhomboid family~InterPro IPR002610~KEGG: mar:MAE_02880 putative peptidase~PFAM: Rhomboid family protein~SPTR: Putative peptidase); protein product: MSKNEEMKAFVAELKTQFKIIGLFLVIFWGIEIINQSLFANSLNFFGIMPRSVVGLRGIVFAPFLHVDFAHLLANTLPFAILGWFVMLENTKHFYVVTAISALFSGVGVWLFAQPNSITMGASGVIFGYLGFLLARGYFQKNAPSIALALTVIFLYGGMIWGIFPSDPSVSWLGHLFGFLGGVYGAKLLTSK
- a CDS encoding Acetyltransferase, GNAT family (PFAM: Acetyltransferase (GNAT) family~InterPro IPR000182~KEGG: ana:all7175 hypothetical protein~PFAM: GCN5-related N-acetyltransferase~SPTR: All7175 protein); amino-acid sequence: MFRLISTSDFVRVQKIYQNSVLKLAPSLYSPEQVMAWSLFPNNIQKFYSFVFNPDTYVIENKEEIIGFCGLEKDGHIASLYVDPSYNRQGYGTKLLQYVLEQGIKAKINRFYTEASFFSHPVFLRCGFVVLEMETVKYGVVSFQRYKMEKEIIE
- a CDS encoding hypothetical protein (InterPro IPR022272~KEGG: ter:Tery_4360 hypothetical protein~SPTR: Putative uncharacterized protein), which codes for MRKTINLFSFSLSCLLISLSVSGIRYGIAHENQGNQHHHTQENEHHHHHTSIDVSDHNLIPRVQIEVLEDAMKGWNVKISTENFDFVPDTVNQESSINQGHGHLYINGEKITRIYGNWHYISELPKGENEIKITLNTNLHEELIYQGEIIGDRTVIIND